From Thermoanaerobaculia bacterium:
CTTCCTTCGGAGGCCGGTTCTGTCAAACGAAGCGCGCGAGCGCGGCGGGCAGGTCGGAGATGGACTCGATCAACTCGTCCGCACCCACGCCGCGAAGGAAGGCCAGGGACCGTGAGCCGGATGGAACGACGACGGCACGGCATCCGCCGGCGCGGGCGAACTCGACGTCGACCTCCATGTCCCCGACGCAGACCGTTTCCTCCGCGGCGGCCCCCATCGCGGCCAGCAGCGATCGCAGCATCGCCGGATCCGGTTTCGGCGGATGCGCCTCGTCCGGCCCGGCGATCGCCGCGAAGCGCGTTGCGATCCCCTTCGCCTCGAGGATCATCCGCGTGAACCGGAGCGGCTTGTTCGACGCGACCGAGAGGACGCATCCCCC
This genomic window contains:
- a CDS encoding HAD-IA family hydrolase, whose product is MRVRAVVFDLDGTLIDGYEGIHQALGFAMTRLGLPVPDRARVREMVGHGLHRLLAQAAGPELAADGVRLFRERYADVAIGGSRVLPGVEGTLARLAAGGCVLSVASNKPLRFTRMILEAKGIATRFAAIAGPDEAHPPKPDPAMLRSLLAAMGAAAEETVCVGDMEVDVEFARAGGCRAVVVPSGSRSLAFLRGVGADELIESISDLPAALARFV